Genomic segment of Bacteroides stercoris ATCC 43183:
GAAACTCCCTGATGGCTTTAACGCTGTAAGGGTTGATTCCGCCGCTGAGCAGAAAAGGCGTCATTCCGCTGTAACGGTGCAGTAGGTTCCAATCGAACTGGTTGCCGGAGCCGCCATACAGTGATGTCTTGGCATCAAAGAGGTAATAATCGCATAATCCCTTGTAGTCGGAAACGGTTGCCAGGTCTTTTGACTGTGAAATGGAAAAAGCCTTGATAAGGTGCAGACCGCTGCTGCGTAAGGAACGGCAATATCCGGGCGATTCGTTGCCATGAAGCTGGATGTAGTCCAGCGCAAAACGGTCGGCATACATCAGG
This window contains:
- a CDS encoding phosphoribosylanthranilate isomerase produces the protein MASLIIKVCGMTEAENIRNVEQLDVDMIGFIFYPKSPRCLCEIPAYLPVRAKRVGVFVNESKETILMYADRFALDYIQLHGNESPGYCRSLRSSGLHLIKAFSISQSKDLATVSDYKGLCDYYLFDAKTSLYGGSGNQFDWNLLHRYSGMTPFLLSGGINPYSVKAIREFHHPKLAGIDINSRFEMAPGNKDVERIGKFLQAIRTGETAG